In the genome of Armatimonadota bacterium, one region contains:
- a CDS encoding prepilin-type N-terminal cleavage/methylation domain-containing protein yields the protein MIKRPRGRRAFTLVEIMIVILIIGILLTIAVPYYAQVRLRTWTHACLENQVKIDQAKQLWQMEEGMGPTDTPVMTDLVPKYLKREPKCPTHGTYTIGNCSEPATCDQHARGSNSG from the coding sequence ATGATCAAAAGACCTCGAGGACGACGGGCGTTCACGCTCGTCGAAATCATGATCGTCATTCTGATCATCGGGATCCTGTTGACGATCGCCGTCCCTTACTACGCTCAAGTGCGGCTTCGGACCTGGACGCACGCCTGTCTCGAGAACCAAGTCAAGATCGACCAGGCCAAGCAACTGTGGCAAATGGAAGAAGGCATGGGCCCGACCGACACGCCCGTGATGACCGACCTTGTCCCGAAGTACCTGAAAAGGGAACCGAAGTGCCCGACCCACGGGACGTACACGATCGGCAACTGCAGCGAACCGGCCACGTGCGACCAACACGCACGGGGCAGCAACAGCGGCTAG
- the pheT gene encoding phenylalanine--tRNA ligase subunit beta: MKFTESMLRDLVETAMSAEEVGDLLTMTGFELEEVLLVEGEKVLDINVMANRGDGASVLGLAREVLAKDPKSRPTPLYQALSTHGPQEGAADPEATASVRIESPLCTRFSIRVFEGLANGPSPDWVQERLRKIGQRPISLLVDLTNTVMYETGQPLHAYDLDLVPKGSLVVREARAGETLTTLDGTAHELKAGMLMICDETRPIGVAGVMGGLDTEVSETTTRCLLESAHFDHQAVRRTRKGLGLQTDASYRFERYVDPEGTVRALDRFAELLEQCAGYKPLPLLIDVYPAPPVRPAVVVRGDRTRRLLGLDVSSQQIAKYLQDLGSRVEQNGDDFSVAPPSWRIDLVREDDFVEEVGRVHGYEKIPSLLPIGSTPVGGVHGRSKFLDALRGWAVRCGFTQCISHSLCAGSPLDAPGGHVHVRNPHSPELELLRNSCLPSVADAALRNGGKGLKLFEVGRVFRPGSEGHHMALISTSAAASGPTVTDAGFFAMKGTIETILEGTGFRPSFSLPAVPDDRFHPTRQASWEGAVLFGQIHPLVAETLGLPTETCLAEIDVTALWRLVPADDPFKPFHRHPSVRRDMAVVVAKSVKYQDVALVIEEACGDVLERHWLFDVYEGAGIDPGHHSLGIALLLRKAGTFTDEEANRVRDAAVSGLERLGAKLR, translated from the coding sequence ATGAAGTTCACCGAGTCCATGCTTCGCGACCTCGTCGAGACGGCGATGAGCGCCGAGGAGGTCGGTGACCTGTTGACCATGACCGGCTTCGAACTGGAGGAGGTCTTGCTCGTCGAAGGCGAGAAGGTGCTCGACATCAACGTCATGGCGAACCGGGGAGACGGGGCATCGGTCTTGGGACTGGCCCGCGAGGTTTTGGCTAAGGACCCGAAGAGCCGGCCGACGCCGCTCTATCAGGCCCTGTCCACGCACGGTCCGCAGGAAGGAGCGGCGGATCCTGAAGCGACGGCCTCGGTCCGCATCGAGTCGCCCCTTTGCACCCGGTTTTCGATCCGCGTCTTCGAGGGTCTCGCCAACGGCCCGTCCCCGGACTGGGTCCAAGAACGCCTGAGGAAGATCGGACAGCGTCCGATCTCTCTGCTCGTCGACCTGACGAACACCGTCATGTACGAGACCGGTCAGCCTCTTCACGCCTATGACTTAGACCTCGTCCCTAAAGGGTCGCTCGTCGTCCGGGAAGCCCGTGCGGGCGAGACGTTGACGACTCTGGACGGCACTGCCCACGAACTGAAAGCGGGAATGCTGATGATCTGCGACGAGACCCGTCCGATCGGGGTCGCCGGGGTCATGGGAGGCTTGGACACCGAAGTCTCTGAGACGACGACCCGCTGCCTTCTCGAATCGGCCCACTTCGACCACCAAGCGGTCCGAAGGACGCGCAAGGGCCTCGGGCTCCAGACGGACGCGAGCTATCGGTTCGAGCGCTACGTCGACCCGGAAGGAACCGTCAGAGCGCTCGACCGCTTTGCAGAGTTGTTGGAACAATGTGCAGGTTACAAGCCTTTACCTTTACTGATCGACGTCTATCCGGCACCGCCGGTCCGACCTGCGGTGGTTGTCCGCGGTGATCGGACGCGCCGCTTGCTGGGATTGGACGTCTCGTCTCAACAGATTGCAAAATACCTTCAAGACTTAGGGAGTAGAGTTGAACAAAACGGCGACGACTTTAGCGTCGCTCCCCCCAGTTGGCGCATCGACCTTGTCCGAGAGGACGACTTCGTCGAGGAGGTCGGTCGCGTGCACGGGTACGAGAAGATCCCGTCGCTGCTGCCCATCGGGAGCACGCCCGTGGGCGGTGTCCACGGCCGGTCCAAGTTTCTGGACGCCCTTCGCGGTTGGGCGGTGCGGTGCGGCTTCACCCAATGCATCAGCCATTCGCTGTGTGCCGGCAGCCCGCTAGACGCTCCCGGGGGACACGTCCACGTCCGGAACCCGCATTCACCTGAACTGGAGCTCCTCCGCAACAGTTGCCTTCCCAGTGTCGCCGATGCAGCCTTGAGGAACGGTGGAAAGGGATTGAAGCTGTTCGAAGTCGGCCGTGTCTTCCGTCCGGGTTCGGAGGGGCACCACATGGCTCTCATTTCGACGTCAGCGGCCGCATCTGGGCCGACCGTGACCGATGCGGGCTTCTTTGCCATGAAAGGGACGATAGAGACGATTCTGGAAGGAACCGGATTTAGACCGTCGTTCAGTCTTCCTGCCGTCCCCGACGATCGGTTCCACCCGACGCGGCAGGCCTCTTGGGAGGGGGCCGTGCTGTTCGGCCAGATCCATCCCTTGGTTGCCGAGACTCTGGGGCTGCCCACCGAAACGTGCCTCGCCGAGATCGATGTGACGGCTCTTTGGCGGCTCGTTCCGGCCGACGATCCGTTCAAGCCGTTCCATCGGCACCCGAGCGTCCGCCGGGACATGGCCGTGGTCGTGGCAAAGTCCGTCAAGTACCAGGACGTCGCCTTGGTGATCGAAGAGGCCTGTGGCGACGTGCTCGAGCGGCATTGGCTGTTCGACGTCTACGAAGGGGCGGGGATCGATCCGGGCCACCATAGCCTGGGCATCGCCCTCCTGCTCCGCAAGGCCGGAACCTTTACGGACGAGGAAGCGAACCGGGTGCGGGACGCGGCCGTATCGGGGCTGGAACGGCTGGGGGCGAAACTGCGCTGA
- a CDS encoding matrixin family metalloprotease encodes MKHVRTLPVLAVLAIATSASAYDTLGTKWGFGPNVATHLDGHEGTPGLVTWSFMGGGLGIGSYEDHDGLKTGEMGMLVGTPMETEEVAMISAAFATWSSVAAITTLGPVMDGHVDGGAPEAMGGHLGDIRIGVIGGFSSSSVLAHAYLPGTEALYGAGGTLTGDLHFNITKEWVDDAFDADDGAKYDLQTVALHEIGHALGLGHSDVVGSVMYPTYSGGKRTLSEDDIMGIQYIYGVVPEPASAMVFGGAVWLALSKRRRRS; translated from the coding sequence ATGAAGCACGTCAGAACACTGCCGGTCCTCGCCGTCTTGGCGATCGCTACTTCCGCGTCCGCCTACGATACGCTGGGGACGAAATGGGGGTTTGGCCCGAACGTAGCCACGCACCTCGACGGTCACGAAGGAACTCCCGGCCTGGTCACTTGGTCTTTCATGGGCGGCGGACTCGGCATCGGTTCCTACGAAGACCACGACGGCCTGAAGACCGGGGAAATGGGGATGCTCGTGGGAACGCCTATGGAGACCGAAGAGGTCGCCATGATCAGTGCCGCCTTTGCGACCTGGTCCTCGGTGGCCGCGATCACAACCTTGGGGCCTGTGATGGACGGACACGTGGACGGCGGTGCGCCCGAGGCTATGGGAGGGCACCTTGGAGACATCCGCATCGGCGTGATCGGCGGATTCAGTTCGAGCTCCGTGCTCGCCCACGCCTACCTGCCCGGCACCGAGGCGCTCTACGGCGCAGGCGGGACCCTGACAGGCGACCTCCACTTCAACATCACCAAAGAATGGGTCGACGATGCCTTCGACGCCGACGACGGGGCCAAGTACGACCTGCAGACCGTCGCCCTCCATGAGATCGGCCATGCCCTCGGGCTCGGACATTCCGACGTCGTCGGATCGGTCATGTATCCGACCTATTCGGGCGGCAAAAGGACGTTGTCCGAGGACGACATCATGGGAATCCAATACATCTATGGCGTCGTTCCCGAACCGGCTTCCGCCATGGTGTTCGGCGGAGCCGTATGGCTCGCGCTGAGCAAACGGCGACGCCGCTCCTAG
- a CDS encoding flagellar basal body-associated FliL family protein, whose product MSEAAAPEKPKKKGKLPMILALVVMLVAGGFFGMKMGSGGKKEEPPIELGEVVPLGEFLVNLNDGRTFLKTDIAVHVAKNMHLTEEAGGGHEGKAEPPAPVRDAVISVLTRQDFNEIATPEGKEKLKKEIAKAINAVVPHHDEEKDKKGKGKKAKGHAAKSEGEAGAEKGAEGHGASHEEEIVDETWDSQTGPVLKVYFTTFATQQ is encoded by the coding sequence ATGTCTGAAGCAGCAGCTCCCGAAAAGCCGAAGAAGAAAGGCAAACTTCCCATGATCTTGGCCCTCGTGGTCATGCTGGTCGCCGGAGGGTTCTTCGGAATGAAGATGGGTTCGGGGGGCAAGAAGGAAGAGCCGCCGATCGAGCTCGGAGAGGTCGTCCCTCTCGGTGAGTTCCTCGTGAACCTGAACGACGGTCGTACGTTCCTCAAGACCGACATCGCCGTCCACGTCGCCAAGAACATGCACCTGACGGAAGAGGCGGGAGGCGGCCACGAAGGCAAAGCCGAGCCTCCCGCTCCGGTCCGCGATGCTGTGATCTCGGTCCTGACGCGACAGGACTTCAACGAGATCGCGACCCCGGAAGGCAAGGAGAAGCTGAAGAAGGAGATCGCAAAGGCGATCAATGCCGTCGTGCCTCATCACGACGAAGAAAAGGACAAGAAGGGCAAAGGCAAGAAGGCCAAGGGCCATGCCGCCAAGTCCGAGGGCGAAGCCGGGGCCGAGAAGGGCGCCGAGGGACACGGCGCCTCGCACGAGGAAGAGATCGTCGACGAAACGTGGGACTCTCAGACAGGCCCCGTCTTGAAGGTGTACTTCACGACCTTCGCGACCCAGCAGTGA
- the pheS gene encoding phenylalanine--tRNA ligase subunit alpha: MEQVQTLEQTVAEAIRAAPTTTACREIELKSLGKNGELTGLMRGIGQLPAEDRPRFGAAVNEARARLQSLLDARVEELLHKELAVRFESERLDVTMPGKRPDVGYEHVLQLTENRIKSVLGGLGFVYYEGPELEDFKYNFDALNYPPDHPAMDAQDTFYVSDDLVLRTQCTSFQGRLFETVEPPFRFFTVGRTYRNEAVDRTHGHTFHQVDAFMVDEGISMAHLKGTLDAFARTMFGDEAKVRFRPDFFPFVEPGVDYAISTPKLFNGKWVELGGAGLVHPNILERYGIDTERYSGFAFGLGVERIPMMMHGIDDLRYFLENDLRFLERYGREAEISSFRTTGLNRKTGSSYGTDRYDDGLVRTSD, translated from the coding sequence ATGGAGCAGGTCCAGACCTTGGAACAGACGGTCGCCGAGGCCATTCGAGCCGCGCCGACGACCACGGCGTGTCGCGAGATCGAGCTGAAGTCGCTCGGCAAGAACGGCGAACTGACGGGTCTGATGCGCGGCATCGGTCAGTTGCCGGCGGAAGACAGGCCCCGATTCGGCGCAGCGGTCAACGAGGCTCGGGCTCGCCTCCAGTCCCTCCTCGACGCGCGCGTCGAGGAGTTGCTCCACAAGGAACTGGCCGTCCGGTTCGAGTCTGAGCGCTTGGACGTGACGATGCCTGGCAAGCGGCCGGACGTCGGTTACGAACACGTCCTCCAACTCACCGAAAACCGGATCAAGTCGGTTCTTGGGGGACTTGGATTCGTCTATTATGAAGGGCCTGAACTTGAAGATTTCAAGTACAACTTCGACGCCTTGAACTACCCGCCGGACCATCCGGCGATGGACGCTCAGGACACGTTCTACGTGTCCGACGACCTCGTCCTCAGAACGCAGTGCACGTCGTTCCAAGGCCGGCTGTTCGAAACCGTCGAGCCGCCGTTCCGCTTTTTCACGGTCGGCAGGACGTATCGGAACGAGGCCGTCGACCGCACCCATGGGCACACGTTCCACCAGGTCGACGCGTTCATGGTCGACGAGGGCATTTCGATGGCGCACTTGAAGGGAACGCTCGACGCCTTTGCACGGACGATGTTCGGCGACGAGGCGAAGGTGCGGTTCCGCCCCGACTTCTTCCCGTTCGTCGAACCGGGCGTCGACTATGCCATTTCGACTCCGAAGCTGTTCAACGGTAAATGGGTCGAACTCGGCGGGGCCGGACTCGTCCACCCGAACATCTTGGAGCGATACGGTATCGATACCGAGCGCTATTCCGGGTTCGCCTTTGGCCTCGGGGTCGAACGGATTCCGATGATGATGCACGGGATCGACGACCTTCGGTACTTCCTGGAGAACGACCTCAGGTTCCTGGAACGGTACGGCCGTGAAGCGGAGATTTCGAGTTTCCGGACCACGGGCCTGAACCGGAAGACAGGCTCGTCTTACGGTACAGACCGTTACGACGACGGACTGGTCCGCACGTCGGACTGA
- the rocD gene encoding ornithine--oxo-acid transaminase: MTEQYGTHNYKPLHVNVVKGDGAECWDGAGNRFIDCVGAYSAVAHGHLSEKVVQAVHEQLERLSLASRAVYTGELALFLKGLADYCGLDMVCPMNTGAEAVETAIKIARKWAYTVKGVPDDQAEIIVCEGNFHGRTTTIVGFSTEKNYRDHFGPFTPGFKIVPFGDVDAVRAAVGPNTAAVLVEPVQAEGGILIPEDGYMVGLRKVCDESRSLLIWDEVQTGFCRTGRKFAWQWEDAAPDMMAVGKPLGGGVMPVSAAVGTREVMSVFQPGDHGSTFGGNPLGCVVALSALAEMETEGFAEMSLTKGERLLEGFRSLNSPRIHALRGRGLLVGLEVNDGVDSAKLTQRLLENGILSKETRHRTFRFTPPIVIEDALIDEIVDKVGRSLAAL, from the coding sequence ATGACGGAGCAGTACGGGACGCACAACTACAAGCCCCTCCACGTGAACGTGGTGAAGGGTGACGGTGCCGAATGCTGGGACGGGGCGGGGAACCGCTTCATCGACTGCGTCGGGGCGTACTCGGCCGTCGCCCACGGCCACCTCAGCGAAAAGGTCGTCCAGGCCGTCCACGAGCAACTCGAGCGCCTTTCTTTGGCGAGCAGGGCCGTCTATACGGGGGAACTCGCGCTCTTCCTGAAGGGACTTGCCGACTATTGCGGTCTGGACATGGTCTGCCCCATGAACACCGGGGCCGAAGCGGTCGAGACCGCGATCAAGATCGCCAGAAAGTGGGCCTACACGGTCAAGGGCGTCCCTGACGATCAGGCCGAGATCATCGTGTGCGAAGGCAACTTCCACGGTCGGACGACCACGATCGTCGGCTTTTCGACGGAGAAGAACTACCGCGACCATTTCGGGCCGTTCACGCCCGGGTTCAAGATCGTTCCGTTCGGCGACGTGGACGCGGTCAGGGCCGCCGTCGGGCCCAACACGGCCGCCGTCCTCGTCGAGCCTGTCCAGGCAGAAGGCGGCATTTTGATCCCGGAAGACGGCTACATGGTCGGGCTCCGGAAGGTCTGCGACGAATCCCGTTCCCTCTTGATCTGGGACGAGGTCCAGACGGGGTTCTGCCGCACCGGCCGTAAGTTCGCTTGGCAATGGGAAGACGCGGCACCGGACATGATGGCCGTCGGAAAGCCGCTCGGAGGTGGCGTCATGCCTGTCAGTGCGGCCGTCGGCACTCGTGAAGTCATGTCCGTGTTCCAACCTGGCGACCACGGTTCGACCTTCGGCGGCAACCCGCTCGGGTGCGTCGTCGCCCTCTCCGCGTTGGCCGAAATGGAGACCGAAGGGTTCGCCGAGATGTCCCTGACCAAGGGCGAGCGCCTCCTCGAGGGTTTCCGCTCGTTGAACTCGCCCCGCATCCATGCCCTTCGGGGGCGCGGACTCCTGGTCGGCCTTGAGGTCAACGACGGGGTCGACTCGGCCAAACTCACGCAGCGGTTGCTCGAGAACGGCATCCTTTCGAAGGAGACCCGCCACCGGACGTTCCGGTTCACGCCTCCGATCGTCATCGAAGACGCCTTGATCGACGAGATCGTGGACAAGGTGGGACGGTCCCTGGCCGCGCTCTGA
- a CDS encoding PD40 domain-containing protein translates to MNAIALPFILMAPTLQGPPFLRYPDVHGDMVAFSCEGDVWIGDLKTGGARRLTSDPGLEDNPVFSPDGKTVAFHAEYDGFRGAYVMPVEGGAPKRVTPAMEFRAVTGWTPDGKSVVYRRIGIPESYVYESVPVAGGAPKRVPLEFASHVWFGPTQDDFTFTRFLRWSTAWFHYIGGMSNQIWVHRNGQFKQLTDLEGTNEYPVWCGSRIYFVNQEGAKFTLMSVEASGGRPKKEAGPYDVEMRELSTDGTKVVYEKGRDVEVFDPATGKTSAVTFDLQSDLVHTRPYTVAAQDYSVDATLTPGAKRALVETRGQIVSLPVGEGEARLWKAKPGARLQQARMSPDAKKVAYVSDESGEQQVWVSDADGTGAKKLSDGKRQVMSLVWSPDGKWIVTYDSRMRLGALNVATGEDKEIARFTGSWRGPVVSFSPDSKWVAFDRTVLHTSISQIELYELETGQSKVVGDGTSDDTGVAFSQDGKWLAFLSNRELGVNNDPILNQLNLGKTGIAYIVPLKADTKSPFAVMDPEESEPKKEDKKDEPFRIDWDGLYERRIELPVNGTYTRIAMVGNRVLFAGEGNVTYYDIAAKKGGTVTPGGGFELSKDGSKLLVGRGRTFRVVDSTGSDLPPTAGVLSFGGLRLQIEPLTEWKQIFWDAWRLSRDYFYVENMHGNDWDAIGAKYSAMLPSVRSRPELNELIRWMQAEIGSSHQYLGGGDGRNVKPRLAASYLGVDYAAEGTKIKVSHIVRGDGYRASERSPLADPSLGVKDGMFLLKVGGEPVSSVMDVSDALVGRAGQVVSLTFAKDATGVGAFTVYVKPVADEGRMRYVEWVANNRKYVEKASGGRVGYLHLAAMGDDDMSDFIKQYFSQRNKEALIVDDRFNNGGYIQTLVNNVLGAKVSGYFNMRNSREPWSRQSDAFIGPMCCLINEFAISCGEEFPHRFKDLGLGPLIGRRTMGGEVGSSPGWPLVDGGVINVPNYGMFTGKSWVIEGAGVSPDIDVPSDPGAWVKGTDPQLDVAVKSMLEALKKKPVQWPQQPPDRVRTKGAGG, encoded by the coding sequence ATGAACGCGATCGCGTTACCCTTCATTTTGATGGCCCCGACGCTCCAAGGGCCCCCGTTCCTCCGCTATCCCGACGTCCACGGCGATATGGTGGCCTTCAGTTGCGAAGGCGACGTCTGGATCGGCGACCTCAAAACGGGCGGCGCGAGGCGCCTGACGAGCGACCCTGGGCTCGAAGACAATCCCGTCTTCAGCCCTGACGGGAAAACGGTCGCCTTTCACGCCGAATACGACGGGTTCCGCGGCGCCTATGTCATGCCCGTCGAAGGCGGTGCGCCGAAGCGCGTGACCCCGGCGATGGAGTTCCGCGCCGTGACCGGTTGGACGCCCGACGGCAAGAGCGTGGTCTACCGGCGGATCGGCATCCCCGAAAGTTACGTCTACGAGTCCGTCCCCGTCGCGGGCGGCGCGCCGAAGCGGGTGCCTCTGGAATTCGCCAGCCACGTCTGGTTCGGACCGACGCAAGACGACTTCACCTTCACGCGGTTCCTGCGTTGGTCGACGGCATGGTTCCATTACATCGGGGGGATGTCGAACCAGATTTGGGTGCACCGCAACGGACAGTTCAAGCAACTGACCGACCTGGAAGGCACGAACGAGTATCCGGTCTGGTGCGGGAGCAGGATCTACTTCGTCAACCAGGAAGGCGCGAAGTTCACGCTGATGTCGGTCGAGGCGTCGGGGGGTAGACCGAAGAAGGAAGCGGGACCCTACGACGTCGAGATGCGCGAACTCTCGACCGACGGCACGAAGGTGGTCTATGAGAAGGGCCGCGACGTCGAGGTCTTCGATCCTGCGACGGGCAAGACGTCGGCGGTGACGTTCGACCTTCAGAGCGACCTCGTCCACACGCGGCCGTACACGGTCGCCGCTCAGGACTATTCGGTCGACGCGACGCTGACTCCGGGAGCCAAACGGGCCCTGGTCGAAACGCGCGGCCAGATCGTCTCCTTGCCCGTCGGCGAAGGCGAGGCCAGGTTGTGGAAAGCGAAGCCGGGTGCCAGGCTCCAACAGGCGAGGATGTCGCCGGACGCGAAGAAAGTCGCCTATGTCAGCGACGAATCGGGCGAGCAGCAGGTCTGGGTCTCGGACGCCGACGGTACGGGAGCGAAGAAGCTCTCGGACGGTAAGCGGCAGGTCATGTCCCTGGTCTGGTCGCCCGACGGAAAGTGGATCGTCACCTACGATAGCCGGATGCGGCTCGGCGCCCTGAACGTCGCCACCGGCGAGGACAAGGAGATCGCCCGCTTCACGGGTTCTTGGCGGGGCCCGGTCGTGAGCTTCTCGCCCGACTCGAAGTGGGTGGCGTTCGACCGGACGGTCCTCCATACGTCGATCAGTCAGATCGAGTTGTACGAGCTCGAGACCGGACAGTCGAAAGTCGTGGGCGACGGCACGTCGGACGATACGGGCGTCGCGTTCAGCCAGGACGGAAAGTGGCTGGCGTTTTTGAGCAACCGTGAGCTCGGCGTCAACAACGATCCGATCCTCAACCAGCTCAACCTCGGGAAGACCGGGATCGCTTACATCGTGCCGCTGAAGGCGGACACGAAGAGCCCCTTCGCCGTCATGGACCCTGAGGAGAGCGAGCCGAAGAAGGAGGACAAGAAAGACGAGCCTTTCCGGATCGATTGGGACGGCCTCTATGAGCGCCGTATCGAACTTCCGGTCAACGGGACGTACACCCGGATCGCGATGGTCGGGAACCGCGTCCTTTTCGCCGGCGAAGGCAACGTCACGTACTACGATATCGCGGCGAAGAAGGGCGGTACGGTGACACCGGGCGGCGGCTTCGAGCTCAGTAAGGACGGGAGCAAGCTCCTCGTCGGGCGGGGCCGGACGTTCCGCGTCGTCGACTCGACCGGCAGCGACCTGCCTCCGACGGCGGGCGTCCTGTCCTTCGGCGGACTGCGGCTCCAGATCGAGCCCTTGACCGAGTGGAAGCAGATCTTCTGGGACGCCTGGAGGCTCTCGCGCGACTATTTCTATGTCGAGAACATGCACGGCAACGACTGGGACGCGATCGGGGCGAAGTACAGCGCCATGTTGCCGAGCGTGCGGAGCCGACCGGAGCTGAACGAACTCATCCGTTGGATGCAGGCCGAAATCGGGTCGTCGCACCAGTACCTCGGCGGTGGTGACGGGCGGAACGTCAAACCTCGGCTCGCGGCGTCGTACCTCGGCGTCGACTATGCCGCGGAGGGGACGAAGATCAAGGTCTCCCATATCGTCAGGGGCGACGGTTACAGGGCCTCGGAACGTTCCCCCTTGGCCGATCCTTCGCTGGGCGTCAAGGACGGCATGTTCCTGCTCAAGGTCGGCGGCGAGCCCGTGTCGTCCGTGATGGACGTGTCGGACGCCTTGGTCGGTCGGGCCGGACAAGTCGTCTCCTTGACCTTCGCCAAGGACGCGACCGGTGTCGGTGCTTTTACGGTCTACGTCAAGCCCGTCGCCGACGAAGGGAGGATGCGCTACGTCGAGTGGGTCGCGAACAACCGCAAGTACGTCGAGAAGGCGAGCGGCGGCCGGGTGGGTTATCTTCATCTCGCCGCGATGGGCGACGACGACATGAGCGACTTCATCAAGCAATACTTTTCGCAGCGCAACAAGGAGGCCCTGATCGTCGACGACCGCTTCAACAACGGGGGCTACATCCAGACGCTCGTGAACAACGTCCTCGGAGCAAAGGTCTCCGGTTACTTCAACATGCGGAACAGCCGCGAGCCTTGGTCGAGACAAAGCGACGCCTTCATCGGACCGATGTGCTGCCTGATCAACGAGTTTGCGATCTCTTGCGGTGAAGAGTTCCCGCACCGGTTCAAAGACCTTGGCCTCGGCCCCCTGATCGGTCGTCGCACCATGGGCGGCGAAGTCGGCTCGTCACCGGGATGGCCGCTCGTCGACGGGGGCGTGATCAACGTTCCGAACTACGGCATGTTCACAGGCAAGTCGTGGGTCATCGAAGGCGCGGGCGTGTCCCCGGACATCGACGTGCCTTCCGATCCCGGCGCCTGGGTCAAGGGCACCGACCCGCAACTCGACGTGGCGGTGAAATCGATGCTCGAGGCGCTGAAGAAGAAGCCTGTCCAGTGGCCGCAACAGCCGCCGGACAGGGTGCGGACGAAGGGAGCGGGCGGCTAG
- a CDS encoding helix-turn-helix transcriptional regulator, translating into MDADFERRLDNLVRGLASTRGLDATNVARAFDYSVAQTYRLFAKTVGESPGRFRRRLLLERAAAKLSTPRTTVGSVAVEAGYGSTEGFARAFEKSFKTKPTEWRKRPGPYPWLPAPSGIHYWQGAFVRSMSQGTKTMNPIRHMVAHDLWTTSRLLDRAQTLGDDALDASLIPPVTVVAFEGEDKTLRVVLDRLVMAKEVWVAAIKGREFDFAARDSSVAGMIARHAASGVEFSDLVEDLDQEGKWDDLFIDAMCCPPETFTFGGVVAHVLNFAAVRRSLVLREFARLGHDDLGYGDPIDYERKAEAGV; encoded by the coding sequence ATGGACGCGGACTTCGAAAGACGGCTGGACAACCTCGTGCGCGGTCTTGCTTCGACGCGGGGCCTGGACGCGACAAACGTCGCCAGAGCGTTCGACTACAGCGTCGCCCAGACTTACCGGTTGTTCGCCAAGACGGTCGGTGAAAGCCCAGGGCGCTTCAGGCGCCGGTTGCTACTCGAACGCGCTGCTGCGAAGCTGAGCACCCCAAGGACCACGGTCGGCTCGGTCGCGGTCGAAGCCGGCTATGGCTCGACCGAAGGGTTCGCCCGCGCGTTCGAAAAGTCGTTCAAGACGAAGCCCACGGAGTGGCGCAAGCGGCCGGGGCCGTACCCGTGGCTTCCCGCTCCGAGCGGGATCCACTATTGGCAGGGCGCGTTCGTCCGCTCCATGTCCCAAGGAACGAAAACAATGAACCCGATAAGACACATGGTCGCACACGACCTTTGGACGACATCGCGCCTCCTGGACCGCGCGCAGACACTCGGTGACGACGCCCTCGACGCTTCGCTGATACCGCCGGTCACCGTCGTCGCGTTCGAAGGCGAAGACAAGACCCTCCGCGTCGTCCTCGACCGGCTCGTCATGGCGAAAGAAGTCTGGGTCGCCGCGATCAAGGGCCGAGAGTTCGACTTTGCCGCACGCGACTCGTCCGTCGCGGGCATGATCGCCCGCCATGCCGCATCCGGCGTAGAGTTCAGCGACCTCGTCGAAGACCTCGATCAAGAAGGGAAGTGGGACGACCTCTTCATCGACGCGATGTGCTGCCCGCCGGAAACGTTCACCTTTGGAGGAGTCGTGGCGCACGTCCTCAATTTCGCCGCAGTCCGACGTTCCCTCGTCCTGCGCGAGTTTGCGAGACTCGGCCATGACGACCTTGGATACGGCGACCCGATCGACTACGAACGAAAGGCGGAAGCGGGCGTCTAG
- a CDS encoding TlpA family protein disulfide reductase: MNGLLNAAAAFFASAFAFLAPAPKPVAEPNVKDMEGKPLPAFAMRTVDNKKVDNATIKGKPVLIDFWATWCGPCKKASPLLQQLHTKYKSKGLVVIGANGLEDESGPSAASGYAREHKYTYVFTHSNDGLMSKWAVQALPTMLLVDRTGKVVKVQIGYSDKVGTQLSTLVEQLVKG, encoded by the coding sequence ATGAACGGACTCTTGAACGCAGCGGCGGCATTCTTCGCGTCAGCATTCGCATTCCTGGCTCCGGCACCGAAGCCGGTCGCGGAACCGAACGTGAAGGACATGGAAGGTAAGCCGCTCCCCGCCTTCGCAATGCGGACGGTCGACAACAAGAAGGTCGACAACGCGACGATCAAGGGCAAACCGGTCCTGATCGATTTTTGGGCCACGTGGTGCGGCCCGTGCAAGAAGGCGTCTCCCCTCCTTCAGCAACTTCACACGAAGTACAAGTCCAAGGGCTTGGTCGTCATCGGTGCGAACGGGCTCGAGGACGAATCCGGTCCCTCGGCGGCATCGGGCTACGCCCGCGAGCACAAGTACACGTACGTGTTCACTCACTCGAACGACGGCCTTATGAGCAAGTGGGCCGTTCAAGCCTTGCCGACCATGTTGCTCGTCGACCGCACGGGCAAGGTCGTGAAGGTCCAGATCGGCTACAGCGACAAGGTGGGCACTCAGTTGTCCACATTGGTCGAGCAACTGGTCAAAGGCTAA